Genomic segment of bacterium:
ATGGACCCCACCGCCCGGATGCGGCCCTGGCGAATCGCGAGATCCGCAGGCCCATCCACGCCGTCGGCGGGATCGAGGACCCGGCCCCCGCAGATCAGGAGATCGTCGCCTGCCGGCGCCGCGGCACTCACGGGTAGAGCCGATTGAGCAGGCGAGGGAACGCGATCGTCTCCCTCACGTGATCCACCCCGCAGATCCAGGCGACCGTCCGCTCGATCCCGATCCCAAACCCGCTGTGGGGCACCGACCCGTACCGGCGCAGGTCGAGGTACCATGCGTACTCGTCGGCGGGAAGGCCCGCCTCGCGCAGCCGGCGCTCGAGCAGATCGGGATCGTGGATGCGCTCGCCGCCTCCGATGATCTCTCCGTGGCCCTCCGACGCGAGGAGGTCCGCGCCGAGCGCCACTTCCGGTCGGAGCGGATCCGGCTGCATGTAGAAGGCCTTGCACTGGGTGGGATACCGGTGGACGAACACCGGGCGGTCGAAGAGGTTGCTCAGGATGGTCTCCTCGTCGCCGCCAAAATCCTCGCCCCATGTCATCGCATGTCCCTGATCCCGCAGGCGGGACACGGCCTCATCGTAGGACAGACGGGGAAACGGCGGCCGCACACGCTCGAGGACGGTGAGGTCCCGTTCCAGGATGTCGAGCTCCTTGCGCCGCCGTTCCAGCACCCGCTCGACGGCAAACACGACCATGCCTTCCGCCAGGGCCATGCAGCCGTCCAGGTCCAGGAAGGCTGCCTCCGGCTCGATCATCCAGAACTCGGTCAGGTGCCGGCGGGTCTTGCTCTTTTCCGCCCGGAACGTCGGGCCAAAACAGTACACGCGACCGAGCGCCGCGGCGTTGGCCTCGTTGTACAACTGCCCGCTCTGCGTCAGATAGGCCTGCCGCTCGAAGTATGGGGTCTCGAACAGCGTGCTCGTTCCCTCGCAGGCCGAGGGGGTGAGGATGGGTGTGTCCATGCGGATGTATCCGCGGTCGTCGAGGTAATCGCA
This window contains:
- the asnS gene encoding asparagine--tRNA ligase, whose protein sequence is MTVTTIEAIGGHVGEEVEVRGWVYNLRSSGAIHFLLLRDGTGILQAVMVRADLPPEVFDAARALTQESSVVAGGIVREDRRAPGGYELGLRRLSVIQTAQPYPITPKEHGVEFLMDHRHLWLRSSRPQAIMRVRAEVERAICDYLDDRGYIRMDTPILTPSACEGTSTLFETPYFERQAYLTQSGQLYNEANAAALGRVYCFGPTFRAEKSKTRRHLTEFWMIEPEAAFLDLDGCMALAEGMVVFAVERVLERRRKELDILERDLTVLERVRPPFPRLSYDEAVSRLRDQGHAMTWGEDFGGDEETILSNLFDRPVFVHRYPTQCKAFYMQPDPLRPEVALGADLLASEGHGEIIGGGERIHDPDLLERRLREAGLPADEYAWYLDLRRYGSVPHSGFGIGIERTVAWICGVDHVRETIAFPRLLNRLYP